Proteins found in one Kangiella sediminilitoris genomic segment:
- the folP gene encoding dihydropteroate synthase has translation MKTLELLLSQNRPLVMGILNTTPDSFSDGGKFLKQGDAIKQIERMLKCGADIIDIGGESTRPGAAEVPEQEEIERVMPLVEAANKMGAVVSVDTSKASVMKEALAQGVELINDVRALQEEGAIEVVANSRAHVCLMHMQGSPRTMQQNPTYEDVTNEVKDMLRQRIAVCTKHGIEAKRIIIDPGFGFGKTLQHNCQLMHLLDELKELECPILVGVSRKRMIGDILDREVDDRIIGSVVAAAYAAQKGAKILRVHDVDETVQAIKIVQAFEKQ, from the coding sequence ATGAAGACATTAGAATTATTATTGTCACAAAACCGTCCTCTAGTTATGGGGATTCTTAATACAACACCCGATTCCTTTTCTGACGGTGGCAAATTTCTAAAGCAAGGTGACGCCATAAAGCAGATTGAAAGGATGCTAAAATGTGGCGCTGACATCATTGACATTGGAGGGGAGTCAACCCGCCCTGGCGCGGCTGAAGTCCCGGAGCAGGAGGAGATTGAGCGGGTAATGCCGTTGGTTGAAGCTGCAAATAAAATGGGGGCAGTGGTCTCTGTAGACACTAGTAAAGCAAGTGTTATGAAAGAAGCCTTAGCTCAGGGTGTTGAGCTAATAAATGACGTCCGAGCGCTACAGGAAGAAGGAGCGATAGAGGTAGTTGCAAACAGCCGTGCCCATGTATGCCTGATGCATATGCAGGGAAGTCCAAGGACGATGCAACAAAATCCGACTTATGAAGATGTTACAAACGAAGTTAAGGATATGTTAAGGCAACGAATTGCAGTATGTACTAAACACGGAATAGAGGCGAAAAGAATCATCATTGATCCGGGTTTTGGCTTCGGCAAAACGTTACAGCATAATTGCCAATTAATGCACTTACTGGATGAGTTAAAGGAACTTGAGTGTCCGATTCTTGTAGGGGTATCAAGAAAGAGGATGATAGGCGACATTCTTGATAGAGAAGTAGATGATAGAATCATTGGAAGCGTAGTAGCTGCGGCTTATGCGGCACAAAAAGGTGCAAAGATTTTACGAGTACATGATGTTGACGAAACGGTACAAG